The Helianthus annuus cultivar XRQ/B chromosome 15, HanXRQr2.0-SUNRISE, whole genome shotgun sequence genomic sequence TCTTTTACATACGTCGGTCGTTGGCAGTTTTTGATGTCAGTAAAtgccttttgactgacattccatttgtctattataatttgtaatttattcttttcGTTCAAAGCTTTTTCTAATCTATCTGTGAGATCGTcaatgataaaatcttttctaaacacaaattcttttagagtttgcatttcagctaaagttgaattcaactttctctgatatgcggcctcgttctgtttaagctctttgttaaattttaaagctttgtcCTTTTGTCTCTCAAATTCTAGATTTAGAGACTTataatgtgccacgacatcaacgcatgcaGATGTGCATAACTTTACTTTAAAGCTATGTGGAATGTTGTTTACCAAGTCCTTTTCTTCCTTCTCCTTGCTAGATTCTGCATGCTGGGCTTCAAAAGGCGTCTTCTCTTCGTTCTTTCTACCTGCTTCACTGAATCCTGCATCCACCTTCTCAATCTGCTTCACCTTATCATCCTCCTCAGTAACTTTCTTCCCATTATCAGTTGTTGACTTTGCAATTTCCACCATTTCTTTTTCACTTAAAGATGTTTTTGCAGGACTTGCTGGAAGATTATTTAGAATTCTGGCTGAAACAAATGATGAACTTCCTACACTGATTGAGGAAGGGAAACTCATGTTGGTAGGTGTTGTTGGGCTTGCTTTTGGAGTGACACCAATCTGATTCACCTCCATTTCAAGAGATTTCAAAGCGTCCACGACATCTGTCAGCGTTGTAGGATACCTTATAAAGTCATCTTTAATCTTCATGCACCGGATACTCCATTCTTTTGGTAGTGAATCTAGCAACCTTTTGATTTTAGCACGGTTGGTAACGGGAATTCCAGCTTTCTTCATCTTTGTCAGCAAATTCATGAACCTTGTAATATGATCAGACAAAGTTTCACCACGAACACTTCTAAAGTTATTGTACTCCTTCTGAGTTTcatccatgtttttttttttttttttttttataaagctCGAAAAAATATTTGTCTCAACTTAAAACCCCGGTTCAAGTTACTTCAAAAATTAAACCCGTATCAACTCCAAATGTTAGTAGTACTTGGTACAAATGAACTTGAAACGCCTGGCCCGATGAAATTCTGTGAACACAAGTTTATTTAAAAAGGCCCAAAAATAAACTATATGAAAACCCGACCCAAAACTGATCAAAATTCGAGGCCCACAAATAAAACTTTTAAGACCCGACACAATTCGTATCAATTCTCTAGGCCCTCaaataaaatcttaaaccccGGCCCAATACTGATTAGAGAGGAGAGATAGCCATCTTGCAAATAAATTTTTGGTTCAAATTCAGTTTGACTTAACAAACTATCAGGTGTCTAGTATCATAGAAAATGGATATAATCATGTGCTAATAAAGATGACTATTCAATCCTTTAAAAATGTTATTTCTAAGATCTGattaccttttttttttctttttcttttttttttttttaaactcacGCTATTCTCAAAAAAAGTAATCCTAAAATTTGTttgacatttttttttaatttaaaattccgGACGTCAGACTATATTATGAATTCTATTAAACATAATTTTTAGTTCCCCAACATTATTATAGCAAGCAAACCCTAAAACTTGAAACACAACAACCACTTCTTTTTTTTTGTCTTTCCTCTCTCTCTGTTTCACGAAGAACAACAAAATTATCAGATTTTCAATCCCTCTTTTATCAAACCCTCACACACATTCTCCTAAACTTAGATCACAAATATTAGATACAGATAATAATGGCTGGTAAAGGTGAAGGTCCGACGATTGGAATCGATGTAGGTACTATCTATTTGTGTTGACCGGAACGGAGAtggtggaagaaagtgagggagTTGACGGAGTCCGTAGACGGCGGTCGGTGGCGACGGTGGTTACGTCGGCTGAGGCGGTGGTTACGATGGTGGTTAAAAGGCAGTGTACGGTGGTTTCGGGTATGTGCGGTGGCGCGTGAGAGTAACGTCACCGCCGTTGATGGAATATGAGTCGTTGGTTAAGAGTACCGAGACGGTTATTGCAGCGAGTAGGAGGGTGTGGAAGATGTTTTAGCTCCGGTGACGGTGTAACAGCGGGGGTGAACGACGGCGGACGGATGTAGTGGTGGGTTGAACGGCAGCGAATGACCGGTGAACGGAGACGGAGAGTGTGGAGAGGAGACGGCGGATGTTTGCTGGTGGGTTTGGGTGTACGGTGGAGCTCGGTTGAAGATGTTGATGATAACAGATTAAAattgtgaaaaaaaaatttgattaaTCTGTTATTTAAattgtgaaaaaaaaatttgataaCAGGTATGTTTGTCGGGTTAATTTAAAGTTCATTGGTTTGATGATTATCTGTTTAAATCGCTGTTCATGATGGATACCATTGTGTTGAATTTGTTTGAAGGTCTTGGGTTAGTTAGTGGGATTTGTCTGATGAATCTGTTATTGAGTTTTAGGAAGTTTTTAATCATGTTCTAGTTCTCATCCGTAAATGTTGTTAATATTCGAGTCAATTTTGGGTAAGTTAATCAAAAGATTTAAGAGGAATCGATTAATCATGAACAAGTTGGGGGTTTTGAAAAGGGTTTTTCAAGAAAAACATGAACACAGCGATGAATACAGCGATGATAGCGAATTTAAGGGAAACCcaaaagtctcgaacgcgagttcgagcaatCAGCGAGCGATTTAATTCGCTCGGATAGTGATCAAAGTCGCTATCTTCGCTGATCAACCTTTTCCGGTAATAAAACGCTGTCTTCGCTATGCTCGCTAGCGAAGATTCACTTGAAATCACGACTGATCCACCAGCGAACATAGCGAATTTGTCGATAGTTATCAAGATCAGAAGTGTTGGCGAAGTCAGCGAAGACCGCAagtcttgaacgcgagttcaagcaCCGAGCCACATACTCTATTTCGCTCGGTTGGCGAGATAGATCGTGATCTTCGCTAACAAATCAGTTCCGTGTCAGAACCATGTTTTCATTATCTTCGCTAGCGGATTTAACTTATCTATCCGGTAATCTGTGTCTTTGGCCAACATTAGCGAAGAAATCATCTGATCTGGCAGCGAAGTTGTTGTATATattcaaattttctttaattgATTTCTTTTCATGGTTAAATTGTATATATCTTATGTAAATTCTAGTCTCGTACATAGTTTATCTGGTATCCACACACTCTAACTTGCTTCGTTTTCTGTGCAGAATGGTGAAAGTGCTCGAATGGGATAAAACCCTCAAGCATAACCAGAGTATAAATCTTAATCTAGTTCCAACCGACTTCGAGGACGTATCTAGATGGGTTCACGATAGCAGAATCAGTTATGCAGTGGAGACTTCCGTTCCTGTCTACCCTCTTCACATTCGAGAATTCTGGGAGAACGTAAAGCTGGAATCAATTAACAACAAACCGGGAATCTCTTCAACAGTACGCAATAAAAGAGTTGAAGTGACAGAGGAAAGGGTACGTAAAGTTCTGAAGCTCAAAGACAACAGTGATGAACCACAAAGCATGAGTCAAGACGATATTCTTGACGGTTTCAAAGGAATGGGATACGCAGGGGATTTTAGAAATAAGAAGGAGATTAAAAGGGGCGGTCTAACGCAGGATTGGAGGTTTATTGTTTATGTAATTTCGACAAGTCTAGCGCATCGAAAAGGCGGGTTTGATGGCTTAAATTTGGAATGGTCTGCAGCTATGCTGAGCCTATGCACAAATCAAAAATTCAATCTCTCTGGATTAATTTTCAATTATATGAGAGAAAATGCAAATGGAGCGACTTGGGCGATGTATCCGAGATTTATTCAGATGCTCATAAATGATCAGCACAAAGACCTCCCCAATGACGGAAATACCTACAAATTCCACGTGCCCACAAGTAGACAATATACTGAAATCAAAACCAACGAATGGGTTTTGTTGCACGACTGGATGTACAGAGCTGAAAGACTACCCATCGTGAAAGCTGCATATTAGAGGTACAAAGAAGGGGTCAAAGCTAAACAACAGAGAGCAGCACAAGCACAGGCCGAAGCAGCCGCCAAAGAAGGAAGTAGCAAAGAAAAACGAAAGGGCAAGCAACCTGCAGATGAAGAACCTCCtaagaagaaaaagacaacagGAGGTTCTGAACGTCTGATGAGTTCTGCAATCAATGCGGCACAAACTGAAGAGCAACGTAAACATATTCAAGATCTGAAAGCCATTCATGCAATGCAGGAGAAAGAGAAAAGAGAAAAGAGCCTGAAACGTAAAGAAATATCTTCTTCAGAGATGCCCGAAGTAGTTCCTGAAGAAACTCAAAACCTCAATGATTTCGTTGATCAAATTCTTGTTGATCCAGATGAGGCAGAAGCAGATGAAGGCACATCAAAAGTTTCCCCAGTCAAACCAACAAGAATCTCAAAACCACCTGTTGTTCCACAAAGGCTACGTCCATTTCAAGATCTGTATGATCGGCTCATAAAAGACACCGGGCCTTCTGTGGCGAAAGAAATTTGTCTTTTAAAGAATCAAGTTAATGATACGAACATTCTGAGAGAGAAACTCAAAGATcaaagaaagaagaacaaggaaATGAAGGAATACATGGCCAAGCAAGCCAAGTTTGTCAGATTTCAGCAAGCCAGCTTGGAGAAGCTCTACAGGATGATGCGGGGAATATGTGAAAAAGCGAACATTGAGCCGATGTTTACATTTGATGAGATCTTCGATTTTGAAGCTTTCATTCAAGAAGAAACGGCTCGCAAAGAAAAGGAAGCCGAAGCGAAGAAAAAGAGATTAGAGTCGGTTGACAAGGCATTGGAGGGAAACGAAAGCGAAGAAGAGGAAGCAGATCGAGAAGTCATGCCACCAACCTTTGTTGAATGGGGGCTAGAAGACGAGGTCTTATATGAGCAAGAAGACGGCAAGACATTTGCTCCTGAACATCCCGAGTGGTTCAGAAAAGAACGAGAAAAGCTCCCTGATCTGCATCAAGTGATAAAGGTCGTTAAATCTGAGGAGACTGAGAAAATAATTAGCTGGATGTATGACAACCTCAGGGGCATGTTTGTAGTAAAGAGACGGGGTGGTGACAAGAACTTGCTAAACCATGGCGACAGAGGCATCGGAAGAGACTTTGAACGTCTAATTACGAGCGAATGCGACAAGAACTTCCCTAATCATGCCCCACAGCGCCCAAGACGCCGAGTGTCCAAAACTTCTTTTGATCCAGTAACAGGCAAGGGAAAGGTGACGTGGGTTATTAACCCTGCTAAAGTAGTCACCAGAGTCAAGCTTCCGGAAGAAATCCCTGTGGCTCTTAAGGATTTCAAGAAATGGTTCTACGATAGTCAAACCGGTGAAGCTGTAATAAGGTCGAACGACAATGTTGATATTCGAATACTGGATCCTATGGACGTGTTTCAGTTCGGGCTCTCTGATCTCACCATGCTGAATGCGAGTCGTATCAATGTCGGAGCTGGAAATGCAAATCTTGAAGAGGCAGCACTGTTTCAGCGAGCAGTGGAGCGTGCCTGGAGATTGAAAAGGGAGATGCTCGACATGGTAGACAAAATAGAGAAGCGAAAAGAGAAAgagcagaaaaagaaagaaggTCGAAGGAAAAAGAAGCACGAGAAAACCATGGAAGGAAGCTCTGCCTCAACTGTAGATCCATCCACCACCGACTCTCAAGCCACACCAAcacctccggcctcatccacatatgaggccactaAGGAGGACCCAAAATCAAGTGAAGCCGTCATTAATCAGGAACCTCCGGTAGCACCAACGGAGATTGTCGCACCACCAGAAACGATCGTTGTAGAAGAAAATCCAATCGAGCCAGAAAAACAAACTACAGAAGATCCAGTGGTTACAACAGAAGATCCAGTGGTCACCACGGAAGAATGAGAAGACAAGCACGCAACGATCTAGGGGGAATATTGTTAGAGCATGTGAGATCGTTGGTACTTGTACTGGATTAGTTTAGTTGTAGTTTGTATGCCTTTTGAATGTTTAGGGGGTTGTTTTGTAATTATCTAGAA encodes the following:
- the LOC110911135 gene encoding uncharacterized protein LOC110911135: MSSAINAAQTEEQRKHIQDLKAIHAMQEKEKREKSLKRKEISSSEMPEVVPEETQNLNDFVDQILVDPDEAEADEGTSKVSPVKPTRISKPPVVPQRLRPFQDLYDRLIKDTGPSVAKEICLLKNQVNDTNILREKLKDQRKKNKEMKEYMAKQAKFVRFQQASLEKLYRMMRGICEKANIEPMFTFDEIFDFEAFIQEETARKEKEAEAKKKRLESVDKALEGNESEEEEADREVMPPTFVEWGLEDEVLYEQEDGKTFAPEHPEWFRKEREKLPDLHQVIKVVKSEETEKIISWMYDNLRGMFVVKRRGGDKNLLNHGDRGIGRDFERLITSECDKNFPNHAPQRPRRRVSKTSFDPVTGKGKVTWVINPAKVVTRVKLPEEIPVALKDFKKWFYDSQTGEAVIRSNDNVDIRILDPMDVFQFGLSDLTMLNASRINVGAGNANLEEAALFQRAVERAWRLKREMLDMVDKIEKRKEKEQKKKEGRRKKKHEKTMEGSSASTVDPSTTDSQATPTPPASSTYEATKEDPKSSEAVINQEPPVAPTEIVAPPETIVVEENPIEPEKQTTEDPVVTTEDPVVTTEE